The Sedimentisphaera salicampi genome includes a region encoding these proteins:
- a CDS encoding LamG-like jellyroll fold domain-containing protein — protein MKSLIFLCSVLAAAGVWAGDIVPGFDDADALCDYTAARDGQTSDPVNIDPGSQITFAARFTPAAIDVSDPANPVVVLEVGGTTFGSGFYICNGTLVYALKTGAGGTPQTGLEDLDLGDSAASVILGELQAEEQVEVFLSLDLSTGKVAYSINGDYAVKKFINHPGQTNLTGNNSVAFLGAGGLNSGHMGGLTGGDNGQMDLLNADHIFSMQGVEGADIRGQIFNDVFDDSYIPHDPNPASGAVNVDPSSTTSLSFYTAEDLANPGAQNPDVTAHFVTFYEGADGEPNMDQIISEDTIAAGADPISFPYSFQRGDEVFWQIEEQINGAAKGSEENIKGPVWSFKALKTIPSFLDQPEDQLVFEDEDAEFVCGINSGEPISTLNWYKVGEPDVVVDDSDPDITITTVQDGEDYTSTLTITNLEMADEGQYYCQAENINGTNTSDSASLKLKRLVAHYQFDGDYTDSASGYDITPYDTELTGQWTEGVIGQALNLKDFADENATPTSSGGNTADLLYPGEGTGMMTLSAWIQWSGPNPAGGFWSHWFGNDGAGGFNFAIQANRGGGRLHINSPNGVMDPLFDNFLPGSIENLIQDEWVLVTATANTVSGKLYMNGQLVLEDSGFSIATNETNIYVGCEGSSTNKPAYGYIDDARVYNYILSDDEVAQLYYDVTGESVCSDFNAENLQYDFDGDCQVSLSDLQTAAGGWLNSKLYPSDGSL, from the coding sequence ATGAAATCGTTAATCTTTTTGTGTTCAGTTCTCGCTGCGGCGGGCGTCTGGGCTGGGGATATTGTCCCGGGCTTTGATGATGCCGACGCTCTTTGCGACTACACTGCTGCCAGAGATGGTCAGACAAGCGACCCCGTAAATATCGACCCGGGCAGTCAGATTACCTTTGCAGCACGCTTCACACCAGCAGCTATTGATGTTAGCGACCCTGCTAACCCAGTAGTTGTTCTTGAAGTAGGCGGTACAACGTTCGGAAGCGGGTTCTACATCTGCAACGGAACCCTCGTTTACGCACTAAAGACAGGCGCAGGAGGCACTCCCCAGACAGGGCTTGAAGACCTTGATTTGGGAGACAGTGCCGCATCTGTTATTCTCGGCGAGCTTCAAGCCGAGGAGCAGGTGGAGGTGTTCCTCTCTCTCGACCTTTCAACAGGGAAAGTTGCATACAGCATCAACGGTGATTATGCAGTTAAGAAATTCATCAACCACCCCGGCCAGACCAATCTGACAGGCAACAATTCCGTTGCATTCCTCGGTGCTGGCGGCTTAAATTCCGGACATATGGGCGGATTAACAGGAGGAGACAACGGCCAAATGGATCTTCTCAATGCCGACCATATCTTCAGTATGCAGGGTGTTGAAGGGGCTGATATCCGCGGGCAGATATTTAATGATGTATTCGATGATTCCTACATCCCGCACGACCCGAATCCTGCCTCAGGTGCGGTAAATGTTGACCCAAGCTCAACAACAAGCCTTTCTTTCTACACAGCAGAAGACCTCGCAAACCCGGGCGCTCAGAATCCTGATGTAACTGCACATTTTGTTACCTTCTATGAAGGCGCAGACGGCGAGCCGAATATGGATCAGATTATCTCTGAAGACACAATCGCAGCCGGCGCAGATCCCATCAGCTTCCCGTATTCATTCCAGAGAGGCGATGAGGTGTTCTGGCAGATTGAAGAGCAGATTAACGGGGCGGCCAAGGGCAGCGAAGAAAACATCAAAGGCCCAGTTTGGTCTTTCAAGGCTCTTAAAACGATTCCCTCGTTTTTAGACCAGCCCGAAGATCAGCTCGTGTTTGAAGATGAGGATGCAGAGTTTGTATGCGGGATCAATTCCGGCGAGCCGATTTCAACCCTGAACTGGTATAAGGTTGGCGAACCTGACGTTGTAGTTGATGATTCCGATCCGGACATCACAATCACAACCGTTCAGGACGGTGAAGACTATACTTCAACGCTCACAATCACAAACCTCGAAATGGCAGACGAAGGCCAGTATTATTGTCAGGCAGAAAACATAAACGGTACAAATACATCAGACAGCGCTTCGCTCAAGCTCAAAAGGCTCGTAGCCCATTATCAGTTTGATGGCGATTATACAGATTCTGCCAGCGGTTATGATATAACCCCTTACGATACTGAGCTCACCGGCCAGTGGACAGAAGGTGTTATAGGGCAGGCCCTTAACCTGAAAGATTTTGCTGATGAAAACGCGACCCCTACAAGCTCAGGCGGAAACACAGCAGATTTGCTGTATCCGGGCGAAGGAACAGGTATGATGACATTATCAGCCTGGATCCAGTGGAGCGGGCCTAACCCCGCAGGCGGATTCTGGTCTCACTGGTTTGGAAATGATGGAGCCGGCGGCTTTAATTTTGCTATTCAGGCAAACAGGGGAGGCGGAAGGTTGCATATAAACAGCCCTAACGGAGTTATGGATCCATTGTTTGACAACTTCCTCCCCGGTTCAATTGAAAATCTTATTCAGGATGAATGGGTTCTGGTAACTGCAACTGCAAATACTGTAAGCGGAAAGCTGTATATGAACGGGCAGCTTGTGCTTGAAGATTCTGGCTTTTCAATAGCAACTAACGAAACGAACATTTATGTTGGTTGCGAGGGAAGCAGTACTAACAAGCCGGCTTATGGCTACATCGACGATGCAAGGGTGTACAACTACATACTCAGTGATGATGAGGTAGCTCAGCTTTACTATGATGTTACAGGCGAATCTGTATGCTCAGATTTCAATGCAGAAAATCTCCAGTACGATTTCGACGGAGACTGTCAGGTTAGCCTGAGCGATCTTCAGACTGCTGCTGGCGGCTGGCTGAATTCCAAGCTTTATCCGTCGGACGGTTCGTTGTAA